TCATCAGAGACAATATCAGACTTCTTATCAAAGACATTGAATGAGATGAAAGTTAATGGTGACACCATAGAAGACTCGGCTATTGTGAAAAAGATCTTAAGAAGCTTACCTGAGAAGTTTGAAGCAAAAGTAACTGCTATAGAGGAATGTAATATTGCTGCAACTATGACTCTTCATGAGTTATTAGGTTCATTAACGCTTATGAACATAGGTTACTTGAAAAAAGAGCTGCTGCAAAAACAGTAGAAGAAGCACTACAAAGTCAAGTCAGATGGACTAACAATCAAGGAAATTCTAGCTCTGGAGGAAGATCAAATAATGGAAGTTATCAGGGAAGATATAATTTTGGAGGAAGATCAAATAATGGAGGTTATCAGGGAAGAAAACCAATAGATAAAGCAAAGCTTCAGTGTTATAattgtggagattttggacaTTTTTCTTTTGATTGTCCAAATCCTAGAAAAACAACAGAAAACAACTACAAATCCAACTTCAAAGCAAATATAGCTGagagtcaagaagaagaagaagaagaacataaagCTGAAAACACGTTACTTTCTTGTCATACT
This portion of the Papaver somniferum cultivar HN1 chromosome 11, ASM357369v1, whole genome shotgun sequence genome encodes:
- the LOC113325093 gene encoding uncharacterized protein LOC113325093 — translated: MTSLSSIKVPVFEGKNFEHWRLQMDNIFIYQEEWDIVKDGYDEPAAGFVLTAEQQTALTANMKNNSKATYILHQGIHESLMDRVIYIKEAKAAWDGLMESSETISDFLSKTLNEMKVNGDTIEDSAIVKKILRSLPEKLLEKRAAAKTVEEALQSQVRWTNNQGNSSSGGRSNNGSYQGRYNFGGRSNNGGYQGRKPIDKAKLQCYNCGDFGHFSFDCPNPRKTTENNYKSNFKANIAESQEEEEEEHKAENTLLSCHTAEEQP